The Azospirillum thermophilum genome contains the following window.
CGATGGCCTGCCCGTTGATCGACTGCGCGCCCGGCGAGGCGAGCCACAGCACGGCGTCCGCCACCTCCTCCGGCCTGACGAGGCGTCCCTGCGGGTTGGCCCCGGCAAGCTCGGCGACCGCCTGCTCCGCACTGCGCCCGGTCTTCTCAGTGATGGTGCGCACCGCCGCCTGCAGCAGCGGCGTGTCGGTGAAGCCGGGGCAGACGGCATTGACCGTGATGCCGGTCCGCGCCAGCTCCAGCGCCAGCGCGCGGGTCAGCCCAACCACCCCGTGCTTGGCCGCGCAATAGGCGGCGACATAGGCGTAGCCGGTCAGCCCGGCGGTGGAGGCGACGTTGACGATGCGCGCGCCCTCCCCCGTCGCCTTCAGGTCCGGCAGGACCGCCTGCGTCACCTGGAAGACGCCGGTCAGATCGACCGCCATCACCTGCGACCACATGGCGAGGCTGGTCTTCTCGAAGGGGGCGCTCGGCGCCTCGCCGGCATTGTTGACCAGCAGGGCGACCGGGCCGAAGCCGGCGCGGGCGGTCTCCAGCCCGCGGGCGATGGCCGCGGGATCGGTCACGTCGAAGCCGTCGGCCACCTGCGCCCGTCCCGTGCCGCAAGCCTGCGCGATGCGCCCGGCCACCGCCTCCAGCGGGTCCCGGCGGCGCCCGGCGAGCGTGACGCGGGCGCCGGCCCCGGCGAGCGCCAGCGCGATGGCCGCGCCGATGCCGCTGCCGGCCCCGGTCACCAGCGCATGGCGCCCTTCCAGCCGGCCGCTCACTTGGCCGGCCCTCCGGCCAGCGCCGCGGCACGGGCGAGGTTGGTCTCGTACTGCATCTTGCCGGAGCGG
Protein-coding sequences here:
- a CDS encoding SDR family NAD(P)-dependent oxidoreductase, with the translated sequence MSGRLEGRHALVTGAGSGIGAAIALALAGAGARVTLAGRRRDPLEAVAGRIAQACGTGRAQVADGFDVTDPAAIARGLETARAGFGPVALLVNNAGEAPSAPFEKTSLAMWSQVMAVDLTGVFQVTQAVLPDLKATGEGARIVNVASTAGLTGYAYVAAYCAAKHGVVGLTRALALELARTGITVNAVCPGFTDTPLLQAAVRTITEKTGRSAEQAVAELAGANPQGRLVRPEEVADAVLWLASPGAQSINGQAIAVAGGEVLAG